The window CGCTTTTTTCCGTGACATAAAATACGCCGCCAGTAGACTCAAGATGATGAGAGCAAGAATACCTGCATTGCCCCAACGCACATACGGCGTCAGGCCGCTGGTACCTTGTACTTTGGCACGCAAGATGTCTTTGGTTAAAGGCTTTAACTGAGCAGTCACAATCCCCTGTGCATCAATCACCGCCGTGGCACCGGTGTTGGTAGAACGCAGCATGGGCCGCCCGGTTTCTAGCACCCGCATTTGCGATATCTGCAAATGCTGCGGGATAGAAATCGAATCACCGTACCAGGCAATATTAGATACATTTAATAATATGGATGGGCTATGCGACGCTGCTGACAATTGGTGTGCGATTTCCTCACCAAACAAATCTTCATAACAAATATTGGGCAACACCCATTGATCTTTTACCTGCATGGCTTCTTGCAAAACATTGCCAGCAAAAAAATCACCCAGCGGAATCTGCATCAGATTCACAAACCATTTAAAACCAAACGGAACAAATTCACCAAACGGCACCAGATGATGTTTGTCATAACGATAGCCGCGTACCGCATGCTGGCGCGACAAGCCTAAAACGCTATTGGTGTATTTATCGCCGCCGTCATAGACCCCCAAACCAATCACCAGATGACTGTCAGTGTTTTGTGTAAAAGCATTTAACGTCGGCAAATAATCCGGTGGTAATTGGCTAGACAATACCGGTAAGGCGGTCTCTGGTGTCGCTACCAAATCGGCTGGCGCAGTCAATATCATGTCGTGATACAAGCGCAGCGAATCATTCACATGTTCCGGATCAAATTTGATATCTTGCGCTACATTACCTTGTAATAAACTGACGCTGATCTGGTTACCGGATGGCTGCGTCCATGCCACGACTCGCAGACCGATGCCGACTAAAAATAGGCAGGCAACGCCAGCAAGCAATACAGGCCACCAGGATTTTTTAAGCATAAATAAAACCACGGCGCCTGCGATTAAAGCATTCAACCATCCCAATCCATACACGCCCAAGACGGCAGCATAGCCAGCCAAGGGGCTCGCGGTATGTGCGTAGCCCGACACCAGCCACGGGAAGCCGGTAAATATCCAGCCGCGTAGCAACTCCGACAAACTCCAAAGCGATGGCAGCACGAATAGCAAGGATGCGACCAATGATAGCTGCCAACGCTTGCGTAGGTAATGAGCCAGCGACAAGGCCAGACCGGCGTACAAAGCCAAATAAGCGGCAAACAAAGCGACTGCCGCCAATGCCAGCAACCACGGCATACCGCCCGCATCAGTCATCGCCACCATCAACCAGCGCACACCCCAAAACATCCAGGAAAAACTATATGCCCAACCCAGCATCCACTGGCGTCGCAAAGTCCATGTACTGGCGGAATAGCTCAAACAAAAAATCATTGAGAGACTGATGATCTGAAGTGGCCACAAATGATAGGGAGCAAAAGAGAATACGTTCAAACCACCTGCCAGCAAAGCCAGCAAGATGGATGAACGAAATGGAGGGGAATGAAATGAAAACAAGATCAGAGAATCTGCAAATGAGTACGAGCTGGGCGACAGAAAACAATTCTATGGATCCAACGATGAACGATGGATTCAATCATCATCAGTCTGCACCAAAGACCGTTTTTCGACTAACAACATCTGCACCTGACGGGCATCGGCGCGCAAGACTTCAAAATGCAGATTGCCAATATTAAATTCTTCGCCCTTATGCGGCACGCGCTCCAGATGATTGGTGACCAAGCCGCCGATGGTATCGACTACTTTGTCTGAAAAATCGGTACCCAGCGCGGTATTAAACTGTTCAATCTCGGTCAAGCCTTTCACACGCCAGCGCACGCCGTCGCCGTTATTATCGAGGACGATGATATTGTCTTCTTCTTCATTGAAGTCATACTCGTCTTCAATATCGCCGACAATTTGCTCCAGCACATCCTCAATCGTAATCAGACCTGCAACGCCACCGTATTCATCCACCACCATTGCCATGTGATTGCGATTAGCGCGAAAATCCCGCAACAAAATATTCAGGCGCTTGGATTCCGGGATATACACCACCGGACGCAACATCACCCGGACATCAAAAGACTCTTCTGCGTAGTACCGCAACAAATCTTTTGCCAATAGCACACCAACCACTTTATCTCTATCGCCTTCCACCGCAGGGAAGCGGGAATGCGCCGTCGATAAGACTTCGGGCATCCATTCTGCTATCGGTTTAGAAATATCAATCACGTCCATCTGGGAACGCGGCACCATGATGTCGCGTGCAGCTAGATCAGACACCTGGAACACACCTTCGATCATTGCCAGTGCATCGGCATCAATCAGATTACGTTCTTGCGCGTCATGCAGAACTTCCAGCAATTCAGCGCGGTTCTCAGGTTCGGGGGAAATCAGTGCGGTCAAACGTTCAAATAATGACCTGTGGGGTTTAACGTCAGATGGTCTGACGCTACTAGAGTGCTCTTGCATAGTGGGCTTAAAGCCGTTGTTTCAATACTATAGGATACAGCAAATATAGATCAGTCCCAAACTTCGATGCCAGTTCAGACCAAATTTAAGCCTGATTTTTAGCTCTTTTTTGTATCAAGAATATCATAAAGTAGCGACATCATCTGAAGCGACGTGTAGTTTCTCTGACAATCAATTCCAACTTGGGCAGCTCTACATCCACTTTTTTACCACTGATCAGCCCGAGTAAAGTGGTCGTTGCCAGTAATCCCATGTCATACAAAGGCTGATGTATCGTCGTCAACGGCGGTGTAGTGTAAAGCGAGCCGGGCAAATCATCGAAGCCGATCAGGGAGATATCATCCGGCACCCGTATCCCTTTGCGGTACAAGCTAAGCCGTACACCATAGGCAATCTGGTCATTCGCGGCGAACACAGCGCTAAACTGCTGCTGAGTATCAAACAGACGATTGACTGCCACTAAACCGCTGGCCTCATGGAAATCGCCTTCAACCACCAGGTTCGCATCAAATTCCAGATTGGCGCTTTTGAGTGCGCGCTGGTATCCGAGCAACCGTTCGCTGGCATCAGAGTTATCGGCAGGGCCAGTGACGAAGGCAATGCGGCGATGTCCTAACTCAATTAAATGGCGCACAGCAAGGTAGGCACCGTTTTCATTGTCTAGCTTAAATCCAATCGCCGTCTCGCTTTGCAATGCGCGCCCCGTCGCGACGATGGGCTTTTGATGTGAAAAATGCAGCACATCTTTATCCGCAATATGCCCTGACAGCAAAATAATCCCATCCACTTTGCGCGCCAGCAATAACTTAATCCGGGCTGCCTCTTCTTGCGCATCCCAATGCCCACTGACGATCACGGAGGCATAACCAGTTCCTTTTAAACCATCATCAACACCGCGTAAGGTCTCATCAAAAAACGGACTGGAAATATCTTGTACGACGATACCGATCGTCATCGAGCGACCGCTTTTAAGGCTTTGTGCCAGTTGGTTTGGCTCAAAGTGCATCTGCTCAATGGCGGTTTCTACTGCTTTACGTTTATCTGCAGAGACTTTGGCAGTGCCATTCAGAATCCGTGACACCGTGCTGGGCGAAACGCCCGCCTGACGCGCCACATCCATCAAAGTCACGGGATTATTGCTTGAAGCATTGTTATCCGAATCGGTATTGATTTGTTTCTCGACCACGTGTGCCTTCTCAACTATGCGAATTGACGATGAATTAACGATGAATTAATGATGAATATCTAGGTAAGCCTGTGAAAAGCTTTTCGTAGCGAGAATAACATGGATTATTCAAGGTTTTATGAATTGATCAACTCATCACAAATAAAACCATCTTCCCCATCCGTTCCCCTCTGACCGCAGCTTCAAGATGAAAGCTTTCACTGCAGTTCAGCGCCCTCCAAAAAACGCAATGAAAATAAAGATTGTTGATTGACAGGCGATATCCTCAATGTTAAATTCTAAGCACTCGTGAAAACGATTTCAAACAAAAGAAATAGATGAGACCCACACATGCAAAATCACGACTCAGCAACAGAATTTTCTCCCGCATTTACCTGGGGTGTGGCAACCAGCGCCTACCAAATTGAAGGTGCTGCCGCCGTTGACGGACGCGGGCCCTCTATCTGGGACACCTTTACCCATACACCGGGCAAGATCATCGATGGCAGTACCGGCGACGTCGCTTGTGACCATTATCATCGCTATGCCGAAGACATCGACATCATCGCCTCGCTCAATGTCAGCGCATATCGCTTCTCTATCTCTTGGTCACGTGTGCAGCCTTTGGGCTATGGCGCATGGAATGAAAAAGGCTTTGAGTTTTATTCCAATCTGATCGCCAGACTGGCCGAGAAAAATATTCTGGCGCATGTGACTTTGTATCACTGGGATTTACCGCAAGGTTTGCAAGATCAGGGCGGCTGGCTCCGTCGTGACACCCCTGCCCGTTTTGCTGACTATGCGGCAGAAGTAGCGCGTCGCTTTGGCAACCGGGTAGCCACCATCGCTACTCATAATGAACCTTGGTGTACTGCTAATCTGGGTTTTGGTAATGGGCAGTTTGCGCCCGGCATTGCAGATACCGCTACATCAATTCAGGTTTCTCATCACCTATTGTTATCGCATGGATGGGCGATGAAAGCGATGCGTCAAGCTCTGCAAAAGATCGGTAGTTCCGCAAAATTAGGTATCGTTTTAAACCAATGGACGGCCATGCCAGCAACCGGCTCAGCCGCCGATATAGCCGAGGCAGAATGGGAATACGCTCGCTCGGTGCAATGGTTTATGGATCCGATTTTTAAAGGTCGGTACCCGCAAAAAGCGCTTGATCGCATGGACATGAGCAAGTTTGACGTGCACGCTAATGACATGGCAGACATTCAGCAAGCCATCGATTTTTTAGGTGTCAATTATTATTTCCGTTCTTTTATCAGTACGGATAATCCGCCTAAAAAACCGGAAGGAAAATTAGGTTTTACCGACATGGGATGGGAAATTTATCCTGATGGTCTGACTGACTTGCTATTACAACTAAACGAAGAATATAAAGACTTACCACCAATTTATATTACTGAAAACGGGATGGCCGTTGCTGATCAAATAGTTGATGGGAAAATTCATGACCAAGCACGCATAGACTACGTTCGCTTGCATCTGAACGCCTTGCAAAAAGCGATAGCGCAAGGTGTCAATGTCCAAGGGTATTTTTACTGGAGTTTGCTGGATAACTTTGAGTGGAACTCCGGCTACGCCAAGCGTTTTGGCTTGGTGTATGTAGACTACGACACACAAGAGCGAACGCTCAAAGACAGCGCACTTTGGTATCGCGATTTTGTAGGGACTCAGCGTTTATCCCGAGCTGAATAAAGTCTAGCGGCCGGTGAAAAAATCTTCGCTAAACGCTTAGTTTTAAAAAATTAAATAGGCAAAGAAAAACTAATTTCTTTGCCTATTTTTATGATGTATATGTTCAACCGTATTTGGATAAAGTCATACAGATATTGACGCTATCAATTTCATTACGTTACCCGAAAAATCAATGCCTTCATTTTTTGCAGTTGAGGCGCCACCATCGGTACCGTCAGCATAGTACTGGCAACAGCCATCATCAACAGCGCGGTGAACGTTTCGCTGGTAATGATTTGTTTATCCAGTAATACATTCGCAAAAATAATCATAATCAGCGCTTTGGTTTGCAATAACCAGCCTATGATCGATGCCTCACCTTTTTCCCATTGAAGGATTTTTCCGGCAATGTGAATGCCTGCCAGCTTGCCCGTTACCGATGCCAGCAGCAATAAGCCTGCTGCGATAAATACGGTCGTTCCACCGAGCTGCCAGTTAGTCCGTAAGCCGGTACTCAAGAAAAATACCGGCATCATAATCATCAATACAAAATGACGCAGCTTATCCATGTCGGCCTGATCAAACCAGTCACTATCCATCACCATGCCCGCCAAAAACGCGCCGACCATAAAATGCAAACCAGACCAGTCGGCAAAATAAGCACACACCGCCAGCCAGATAAAGGCAACATACCAGCGATCACTCTCTGGTAGCTTGCGCATCAAACGGCGGAATAGATAGCTCGCCAACGCAAATCCAGCTAAAAATAAAACTTGCCGCCCGACTCTCGTCCAGTCCAACAAAATCAATGCCAGCACGCCCCAGATCGCGACATCATCCAGGCTGGCATAACGCAAAATTCGTTGCCCGATGGGCTGTCGTAAGATTGCCAGTTTTTCCATCAGCAAAATCAAAATAGGTAATGCCGTCACTGCGCAAGCCATGCCTATGCCAAGGACAAATTGCCAGGTAGTGGCTTTAGTTCCCATCCAGCCTTGGCTCAGATTGAGTAAACAGACTGCAGCGACACAGCCGAACAATAGCGGCATACCAAGTGCAAGCCCGGAAGTTATCGCGCTCTCTCGTTTGTAACGCCACATTTTTTTAAGATCTAACTCAACGCCAGCAATCATCACAAATACCATCACCGCCCACCAGGCAATTCCGTTCAGCGCAGAGGTCACCTGCGGGTTAAATACAAATTGATAATAGTCGGGGAAAGCTGCACCCAATACGCCTGGCCCCAAGATGATGCCGGTGATGATCTGCACTACGACTAAGGGCGCCCAATAATCAGTTCTGCCCACGCGCCAGATCAGGTAAGGTACGGTAAAAATAATCGCCATTGCGATCAAAAAAATTTCAGTCACGCTCATGATTTTATTATCGTCATATTGGGGGAAGAGCAGCACAAATTACATCGACAACAGAATGAAATATTGGATCAAAGATGGGATCAAAGATGGGATCAAATACTGCTTCAAAATTACGCTTTAAGTTAAAGTCAGTTAAGGGATATTTAGCAGAGTAATTAAATATACTCCCCATTATTTTTTAACAATATGCCTTGTTGTCCAATGATTATATGGACGACTAATATATACATACCATGAGTATATATATCAACATGACATATTTAGATTAAATATTGTTGATTCTTTTGTTAGTAACGCATTGCTTTTTTATGTCATTCCGGCATGGTCTCAGCCGGAATCCCGTGTCGCTATCCTGATAATCAGCATTATCGTTTTCAAGTCAGGGAAATGACTCAACAACCGTCGTTGGATTCCGGCTAAAACCATACCGGAATGACGCCCTGCCCCTTTTGAATATGGATACGACGACAGCACTTTAGTCAGGCGAGTTACTACTACGGAGTTGGGACAATCTCGCGTAAGTTTTAAATAAAAAAACCCTCATCCTTGGTGAAGAACGAGGGCATTGAACTACCAGAGGTAGCAAGACGAACTAAAAAATTTAAAACTCTACGCCAGCGTTAATACCAAAAGTACGTGGTGGCAGATATTGCGATTGCCACACACCGCCAAAGCTATTTTGCGCACTGGTTTTGATGTTGGAATTTTCTACGTTACGAACGAAGGCATCAAAGTACCAAGCCTTGCCTGATGCGTAACGCAAACCCAAATCAGTTCTTGTGTAGGATTTTTGTTTATCGCCATCACCGAGATTAAATACACTAAGCCAGCTTGCGGTCTCGTAATGCATGCTGATGCGCGGCGTCAAGGTAGCACCATTTACCATGTTAAACGTATGTTGATACTGAGCTTGCGCAGAGAACTTAGGCGCATGCGGCATCTCATTACCGGTCACATCTAAACAGTTGCTGATACCCGGGACAGCACAGACAGGCAAAACGTAATCGTTACTGCCGCCGATTAAGTGTCCCAGCTCAGTACGGGTGATTGCAAGAGATAACTGGACTTTATCGGCGGGGGTCAACCTAGCGGCGATTTCAGATTCAAAGCCATAAATCTTGGCGCCATCGGCGTTGGATGTCACTAGAGAATGGCTGCCATCTGGGTTGGTTACTGGCGCGCTGAATTGGAAACCCTTAAAGTTTTCATAGAACAGCGCATTATTCATCTTGACCGTGCCGCCTAAGAAAGTGCTCTTGGAGCCCAGCTCATAATTGGTCAAAGTCTCAGCGCCGTATGGTTTACCACCGTCTTGCAGACCGCCTGATTTATAGCCAGTAGAAATGCTGGCATAGACCATGTTGTTGCGATCAATGTCATAACCAACTCGTGCTAGGGCGGTGGTTTTATTGCCGCTAAAAGTACCATCGTTTTGACTAGGGACACCAAAACCAGAACCAGGCGCCGCTGGATTCACACTTGGGTTCACCGGAATTTGCGGTGCGCCATCATACGCCCAGCCATAACCGCGACCGCCAACGTTAGTACGGTAGTCTGCGGTGTAACGGATACCGCCCGTCAGGTGCAAACTATCGTTCACATTCCAGGTCGCCTGACCAAAAGCAGCTTTCGATTCAACTGTTTCTTTTGGTTGAATAAACGAACCCTGCCAGCCAACCGTGCCTTGTTGCGTACCGTTAAAGATAGGAATATCAAAGCGGATATCGTTGGTTTCTGCGGCGTAGTACAACCCTAATAACCAGTCGACGTCTTTTTTACCGACGGATTGCAATTCGACTTCGTGGCTGTAATTCACATAGTGCGACGATACGGTATTGTCGGCCTGATAGGTCGCACCAGTGTTGAAGCTGGTCGGTACACTGGCACCGCCATCCTGATCAAAGGTCGATGATCCGCTGAAGCGTGAGTACCCTGCAATATAGGCCAAGGACATGCTGTCGCCAATCGCATAATCCAGACGACTGCGGAACGAATCTGTATCGCGGTGGACGGACGGCGCCGTATCAATCAATGCAGACCAAAAATCCTGACCCGGACGCGGAGTTTGCATCAGATTCATGTTTGGCGTACCGCGATCCATGTATTTTTCGTAAGAGACATCCCACTTCAGATTAGGCGTCAGCTTCCACAACAAGCTCAGGCGCGCAGCGGTCTGATCTTGTGCACCGTATTTTTTAGCAGAACCATTTTGAATAAACAAATTGGAATTGATCGGCTGGAACGTGCTCAACGTTCCGCCACCAGCAATATAGGCAGCTTGTTGGCTGGCTAAAGGAGGATTCGGCGCATTCTGATAATCAACATAACCATCATGCTGCTCATGCACTACTGCTACCCGCAAGGCCATCGTGTCGTTGAGTGGAATATTAAAAGCACCGCGCACGCCGAAACGATTGTAGCTGCCAACACCAGTTTCAAAATTGCCTGAATGGTCGCCCAGCACTGGCTTGACCGTCTGCATATTCACTGCACCAACGGAGGAGTTACGCCCCCACAAAGTACCTTGTGGACCGCGCAATACTTCAATCGCATCCAGATCAAACAGCAACGAGGTTGCGCCTTCCGGGCGTGGTGAGTAAATGCCATTCACAAAAGTAGCGACTTCTGGATCGGCGTATTCTGTCTTGGCACTATCGTTACCAACACCGCGCAAGGTCATGGTGATGACACCGTGATCGCCCTGCGTAGTCGCCTGGAAGCCAGGTACCAGATTGACGACATCTTGTATCGTTTGTACATGCGCATCATCGAGTGCAGCAGCGTTGATCGCCGTAATCGCTACCGGCGTGCGCTGCAAGGACGTAGCGCGCTTGGTACCTGTGACAATAACCTCTGCAATCGCAGCAGAATCTGCTGCCGGAGCAACTGGGGCAACGGGCTGCGCAACTTGCGCGTGAGCAGAGTTAATGCCCGCTAGCAAGGTGAGAACAGCTAAATGGATAGGTGAGCCCGAGATTTTTCGGGACGTGGGGGTACGGATTTTCATATGTCTCCTGTGCTAGGTTCATTTCATCTGCATGAATGCGATGATGTTAGAATTATGTTTTGAAACCGATTTCATATTTTGAAACCGATTTCATAATAGCGATTATTTAATATCAAAGTCAATTAAAAAAACCAAATCATTTGTTTTCAATGTGCGATTGTTGCCTTTTGTGATGTTGCTGCTAAACAATTACAAGACTTGATAATTACCTCCACCTTCCAACTCTTAGGCTACGTCATGAACCCGATCAAACAAGTTTTAATCGTAGGCGGCGGTACCGCTGGCTGGTTAACTGCGGCATTTCTCGCCAAATCTGTTGGTGCTACCTCGGGTGAGAGCGTACAAATCACGCTGGTGGAATCCAAAGAAATCGGCATTATCGGCGTCGGCGAAGGCACCTTCCCCTCGATACGCGGCACGCTGGCAGCGATTGGTATTGATGAAGCGCGGTTTGTACGGGAATGCAACGCGACCTTTAAACAAGGTATTAAATTTGTAGATTGGGTACGGCCACAAGGTGCAGCAGGCATCGATCATTATTTTCATCCATTCAGCTTACCCAGCCAGCGTGCTGGCGGTCCCGAATTACTACCCTACTGGTTGCAAGGTGCCGCAGGTGCGGGAGTACCTTTTGCCGAAGCGGCGACCATGCAAAAGCGTGTCGCTGATGCCTCGCATGCACCTAAGCGTATGGACGACGGCGACTTTTTAGGTCCGATGAATTATGCCTATCACTTCGACGCGGGACGCTTTGCCACTCTGCTGTGCGAGCACGGAAAATCGCTGGGAGTAAAACATATCCTGGCCAATGTTGAGCAGGTCGAACTGAACGCTAATGGCGCCATTAGCGCCATCGTCACACAAGAGGCTGGCAGGCTAACAGCCGACCTGTATATCGACTGCACAGGCTTCAGAGCCAGGCTGATCGGCGAGGCTTTAGGCTCACCATTTCATAAGGTAGATGATGTCCTGTTTGCCGATCGCGCGCTGGCAGTGCAAGTGCCTTATCCACAAGCCGATACAGCAATCCCCTCCTATACAATTTCTACCGCCAAAGAGGCAGGCTGGATCTGGGACATCGGCTTACAACAGCGCCGCGGTGTTGGCTATGTGTACTCCAGCCGCCATACCGACGATACCCGAGCAGAACAAGTATTGCGTAACTACATCGGCGCAGGGAACGAGAATTTGACACCAAGATCACTCAAACTCAATGTCGGTTATCGAGAAGCACAGTGGGTAAAAAACTGTGTCGCAGTCGGCTTGTCAGGCGGATTTTTAGAACCTCTGGAGGCCTCAGGCATTGGCCTGGTCGAAACCGCCGCCTATCTGGTCAGTTACCTGTTCCCGTTCAACGGCGACCTGGAGCCCGTCGCTAAATTATTCAATCACCAAATGAAAGAACGCTACGAACGCGTGGTCGATTTTGTCAAAATGCACTACTGCCTGAGCCAGCGCACCGACAGCACATTCTGGACGGATAACACCAATTCCGCATCAATCCCCGACACGCTAAAAGAAAAACTCGCAATGTGGCGCTGTCGCCCGCCCCACCGCCTGGACTTTATCATCGACCTCGAAATGTACCCACCATCCAGCTGGCAATACGTGCTGTATGGAATGGAATTTCAGACCAAACTCAATGCCAACGCAGCCTCTTACCCACGCTTTGAAGAAGCAAAAAAAGAGTTCCAGATGATCGCCCAGATGTCACAACGCGCACTGGCAAACCTGCCACCGCACCGCACACTGATAGGACATTTATGTGAGAAGGATTATATGACTGCGTCGAAAGCGGCGGTGAAGCAAGTAGGTTGATTTAGCTGGTGTGAAAGCGCTACCTGCCAAAGATCGTAGGTGCGATTAGCGCAGCGTAATCGCACGCATGTCGATGTTAGTCAAGATATTGAAAGTAGATTCATGTTGATACGATTGCGCAATCGCAGCTACGTCAGGTATGAAAACACAGAAAATTATTTAATATCTGAAAGTACTTGCGATTACGAATTTATAGAGATGACGGACTGAAACCAACAATTCCTCAGTTTTGACTATCCTGAAAATCGTGTTAATGTTGAGCAAGCGTTGGTGGCGATACACGTACCTGGCTGCATACAGAATTTAGATATTTTACGCCCAAAAATTTCAGAGTCATTATATATACTCCCATAATTTTTATTATAAATCGGCCTTTTGTCCATTAAAAAATTGGACATCTTAAATATACCCGGAAGGAGTATATTTAAAATCCGCTGTGTGAAACGGCTACGCGCCAACCAAATCTCATCACGCAACATCCATCACCTGCCCGTTATTACCGGGCTAGATGATGGATCGGACATCATTTCTCAACAAGCTTATTTCAACTTAGGCACTCACCATTTATTTCAAATTTTGCTTCAGCTCGTCACCGGCTTGTAGCATCGCTGAGCGGACTGCGGGTACTTTACTGAGGACATTGAGAAGGCCAAAATCATGGATCATCCCTTTGTAGCGTACGGTAGTGACAGCAACACCAGCGGCGTCGAGCTTGCGGCCATAAGCTTCGCCTTCATCGCGCAGTACGTCGAACTCGGCGGTCTGGATCAGGGTTGGCGGCAAGCCTTTTAATTGCTCGGTGCTGGCACGTAATGGTGATGCATAGATTTCTTTACGTTTAGCGGCGTCAGTGGTGTAGTTATCCCAGAACCATTTCATCATATTGCGGGTGAGGAAATGACCATCGGCAAATTGCTGGTACGAGCCGTTATCAAAATCAGCATCCGTCACCGGCCATAGCAGCACTTGTGCGCGTAACTTTGGTGCGGCGTTTTCTTTTGCCATCAGGCTGACCACAGTAGCCATATTGCCACCGACGCTATTGCCTGCAACGGCAAGGCGCGTGCCATCGACATTGATCTCTCTACCGTGTTCGGCAACCCATTTGGTCGCGGCATAGGCTTGATTGATGGCGACGCCGTAACCGACTTCTGGCGATGGTGTGTAGTTGACGAAGACTGCTACTGCGCCAGAGTTGGTGACCAGATCACGCACCAAGCGCTCGTGAGTAGGAAAATCGCCCAACACCCAGCCACCGCCGTGGAAGAACATAAATGCTGGTAAAGTTTTTTTGACACCCGCTGGTCGGACGATAGTAAGTTTGAGATCAACGCCGTCGACTTTAATGATCTTCTCGGATACATCAGCCGCTGGCAAAGTTAGTTTGACACCAGCTTGCGCACCGATCAGTACAGCACGGGCATCGGCAACAGATAATTGCTCCAGAGGCTTGCCACCGCCAGCCTCTAGTGCTTGCAGAAATCCTTGGGTCGTCGTCTCGACACCAGGGCTGCCAGCGGCGTAGGCGCTACCGATAGCAAGATTGATCACACTAGCAGCGAGGACAGTTTTTAAGTTAGTCATAGTAATTTCCTTTAAAGTAAATGCAGTGATGGACTGCGCAATGTTTTTAAGTACGATCTCTGGCACCCTTTATATACATCCGGCGGCCAGTCGCCGGTGTAATTTGTCACTAGCTGACGATGCTGCTCAGCCTTCTTTGATTTAAATTTTCAGTAATTAAATAGCGCACTATTTAATTACTTCGATTTCATTTTTATGGCCACGCTTATTTCTCATTGTGTAGCGGGCGATTTTTACTTACTCCCTTTGATTGAATGCTATTACCATTTTTATTTAATACACTATTAAATAGTGCACTATCTAAATAATATTGGAATGGGATTTGAGTTACACCATCAGCGCATCGAGTATTTCTTCCGGTTGATTCTGCGGCACCTCGATCAGCGGATACAACTCATACAGTCGCAACGTGTTACTAAGCAGTCTTCATAATCGATGCCCGCAATGCGAGTATCTGATCCTTTAAATTCTTTACCTCATCGGTAGAACATTCCGTCGCACACAAGACCGATACTGGTAAATCGGCTGCAGCTTTACGCAAATCATTGCCTGCTTTGGTGAGCGAGATAATCACCTGGCGCTCATCACTGGCAGCACGCACACGGGTAAGTAGCTCTTGCGCTTCCATCCGTTTTAGTAAAGGGGTCAACGTCGCCGAATCTAGTACTAACTTCTGACCGATATCATTCACGGTCTGCTCATCCTGCTCCCACAACACCATTAACACCAGATACTGTGAGTAGGTAATACCTAGTTTTTTCAGCAGCTTGCGATATAACTTGCTCATTGCTAGGGACGTTGAG of the Undibacterium sp. 5I1 genome contains:
- a CDS encoding TonB-dependent receptor, with amino-acid sequence MKIRTPTSRKISGSPIHLAVLTLLAGINSAHAQVAQPVAPVAPAADSAAIAEVIVTGTKRATSLQRTPVAITAINAAALDDAHVQTIQDVVNLVPGFQATTQGDHGVITMTLRGVGNDSAKTEYADPEVATFVNGIYSPRPEGATSLLFDLDAIEVLRGPQGTLWGRNSSVGAVNMQTVKPVLGDHSGNFETGVGSYNRFGVRGAFNIPLNDTMALRVAVVHEQHDGYVDYQNAPNPPLASQQAAYIAGGGTLSTFQPINSNLFIQNGSAKKYGAQDQTAARLSLLWKLTPNLKWDVSYEKYMDRGTPNMNLMQTPRPGQDFWSALIDTAPSVHRDTDSFRSRLDYAIGDSMSLAYIAGYSRFSGSSTFDQDGGASVPTSFNTGATYQADNTVSSHYVNYSHEVELQSVGKKDVDWLLGLYYAAETNDIRFDIPIFNGTQQGTVGWQGSFIQPKETVESKAAFGQATWNVNDSLHLTGGIRYTADYRTNVGGRGYGWAYDGAPQIPVNPSVNPAAPGSGFGVPSQNDGTFSGNKTTALARVGYDIDRNNMVYASISTGYKSGGLQDGGKPYGAETLTNYELGSKSTFLGGTVKMNNALFYENFKGFQFSAPVTNPDGSHSLVTSNADGAKIYGFESEIAARLTPADKVQLSLAITRTELGHLIGGSNDYVLPVCAVPGISNCLDVTGNEMPHAPKFSAQAQYQHTFNMVNGATLTPRISMHYETASWLSVFNLGDGDKQKSYTRTDLGLRYASGKAWYFDAFVRNVENSNIKTSAQNSFGGVWQSQYLPPRTFGINAGVEF
- a CDS encoding tryptophan halogenase family protein encodes the protein MNPIKQVLIVGGGTAGWLTAAFLAKSVGATSGESVQITLVESKEIGIIGVGEGTFPSIRGTLAAIGIDEARFVRECNATFKQGIKFVDWVRPQGAAGIDHYFHPFSLPSQRAGGPELLPYWLQGAAGAGVPFAEAATMQKRVADASHAPKRMDDGDFLGPMNYAYHFDAGRFATLLCEHGKSLGVKHILANVEQVELNANGAISAIVTQEAGRLTADLYIDCTGFRARLIGEALGSPFHKVDDVLFADRALAVQVPYPQADTAIPSYTISTAKEAGWIWDIGLQQRRGVGYVYSSRHTDDTRAEQVLRNYIGAGNENLTPRSLKLNVGYREAQWVKNCVAVGLSGGFLEPLEASGIGLVETAAYLVSYLFPFNGDLEPVAKLFNHQMKERYERVVDFVKMHYCLSQRTDSTFWTDNTNSASIPDTLKEKLAMWRCRPPHRLDFIIDLEMYPPSSWQYVLYGMEFQTKLNANAASYPRFEEAKKEFQMIAQMSQRALANLPPHRTLIGHLCEKDYMTASKAAVKQVG
- a CDS encoding alpha/beta hydrolase → MTNLKTVLAASVINLAIGSAYAAGSPGVETTTQGFLQALEAGGGKPLEQLSVADARAVLIGAQAGVKLTLPAADVSEKIIKVDGVDLKLTIVRPAGVKKTLPAFMFFHGGGWVLGDFPTHERLVRDLVTNSGAVAVFVNYTPSPEVGYGVAINQAYAATKWVAEHGREINVDGTRLAVAGNSVGGNMATVVSLMAKENAAPKLRAQVLLWPVTDADFDNGSYQQFADGHFLTRNMMKWFWDNYTTDAAKRKEIYASPLRASTEQLKGLPPTLIQTAEFDVLRDEGEAYGRKLDAAGVAVTTVRYKGMIHDFGLLNVLSKVPAVRSAMLQAGDELKQNLK
- a CDS encoding MarR family transcriptional regulator, producing MKSPAATTTDNANQTPQLGDQLCFALYSTSLAMSKLYRKLLKKLGITYSQYLVLMVLWEQDEQTVNDIGQKLVLDSATLTPLLKRMEAQELLTRVRAASDERQVIISLTKAGNDLRKAAADLPVSVLCATECSTDEVKNLKDQILALRASIMKTA